In a single window of the bacterium genome:
- a CDS encoding PAS domain-containing protein — MKNTRRILHLILMLLAILVIVIAVEWFALRATKLAFSELMFRNGLGSASVLIEACRTVYGFQVLREFERESRLIFASESIPESIGPGDVEKIAKQSQLPLVVFTDFDANIIFKSSSTYNELFSWLNTVKTNLHLIYDNTESTQLFGIDRELPLEEGPKGLAIRVKNGVIILFAPEPTSREREELTLGRMIGRLGENPEVRYLALQDTSGFIFATKTVRKMSSLTSDEFLQKVVETGEANSRYADFSGERVFELALNFPQMGRYKGILRIGFSAADYDRLFRGYAFQIGAILVLVLIAAGGIIALSMTTRRLSAQVGLSEAIVSEMNAACLAINPSGKISLINPVAVKLFGLSSREICGKSYVATFPEDILGLQKVLKTKRAYIARTEIKTPSGVRLLDISANKLVEGGAFAVAEDITDIIELKKEAASVEHLRALGELTAGVAHEIRNPLNAIGIVAQRLSAEFTPMEDEVEYLDMLKNLRVEISRLDNIVREFIGLSAPLAPNLSFKPIDPLLAEIEAAGRLRAEGSGIDFESKIDFSGHIEFDDDQLKKALLNLIKNAVEATPKGGKIKLKAYKLADELCISVWDSGPPVPNKIIEKLGKPFVSAGKEGGTGIGLFVTFRVAKDHGGRIEVDTGENGTDFRCVLPIPTKGRK; from the coding sequence GTGAAAAACACGCGCAGGATACTCCACCTGATATTGATGCTTTTGGCGATACTCGTGATAGTTATCGCAGTGGAGTGGTTCGCTCTTCGCGCTACCAAACTTGCTTTCAGCGAGCTTATGTTTCGCAATGGTCTCGGTTCCGCATCGGTATTAATCGAAGCATGCCGGACAGTCTATGGTTTTCAGGTTCTCCGAGAATTTGAGCGAGAAAGTCGGCTTATATTCGCATCTGAGTCCATCCCGGAATCCATAGGCCCTGGTGATGTCGAGAAAATTGCAAAACAATCACAACTTCCGCTTGTAGTCTTTACCGATTTCGATGCTAACATTATTTTTAAATCATCCTCAACATATAACGAACTTTTTAGTTGGTTAAACACTGTAAAAACCAACCTTCATCTAATATATGACAACACGGAATCAACACAACTTTTTGGAATCGACCGCGAACTTCCGCTTGAAGAAGGGCCTAAAGGTTTAGCTATTCGAGTGAAAAACGGCGTGATTATTCTCTTTGCGCCAGAGCCCACCTCGCGCGAACGCGAGGAGCTCACGCTTGGCAGAATGATAGGCCGGCTGGGCGAAAATCCTGAAGTCCGCTACCTCGCGCTTCAGGATACATCCGGATTTATATTCGCCACAAAAACCGTCAGAAAAATGAGCAGCCTTACCTCGGATGAGTTTCTGCAGAAAGTTGTCGAAACCGGCGAGGCTAATTCTCGATACGCCGATTTCTCAGGCGAACGCGTCTTCGAATTAGCCCTAAATTTCCCCCAGATGGGCCGATACAAGGGCATCCTTAGGATTGGTTTCTCAGCTGCGGATTACGACAGGCTTTTTCGAGGTTATGCCTTTCAAATAGGCGCCATCTTGGTGCTTGTTCTGATTGCTGCAGGGGGCATTATTGCCCTTAGTATGACCACCAGGCGCCTTTCTGCGCAAGTCGGGCTATCTGAAGCCATAGTTTCAGAGATGAATGCGGCTTGTCTTGCAATTAATCCCTCGGGTAAAATCTCCCTTATTAATCCAGTAGCTGTAAAACTATTTGGCTTGTCCTCGCGCGAGATATGCGGAAAATCATATGTAGCCACTTTTCCCGAGGATATACTCGGCCTACAGAAAGTCCTCAAAACCAAAAGGGCCTATATTGCTCGAACCGAGATAAAAACTCCATCGGGTGTTCGTCTTCTAGATATTTCGGCTAACAAACTCGTCGAAGGCGGCGCATTCGCAGTTGCAGAAGATATCACTGATATTATCGAATTGAAAAAAGAGGCCGCAAGTGTCGAACATCTCAGAGCCTTGGGCGAGCTTACTGCTGGCGTTGCACACGAAATACGCAATCCCCTTAATGCGATAGGAATAGTCGCACAAAGACTTTCAGCCGAATTCACCCCGATGGAAGACGAAGTCGAATACCTCGATATGCTTAAAAATCTACGAGTCGAGATTTCTCGTCTGGATAATATCGTTAGGGAATTTATTGGGCTTTCCGCGCCGTTGGCGCCCAACTTATCCTTTAAGCCAATAGACCCCTTGCTTGCCGAGATAGAAGCCGCCGGAAGGCTCCGTGCCGAGGGTTCGGGTATAGATTTCGAGTCGAAAATAGATTTTTCCGGCCACATCGAATTCGATGACGATCAACTTAAAAAGGCCCTTCTTAACCTTATTAAAAATGCTGTCGAGGCCACGCCTAAAGGCGGTAAAATAAAATTAAAAGCCTATAAACTTGCTGACGAATTATGTATTTCCGTTTGGGATAGCGGGCCACCAGTTCCAAATAAAATAATCGAAAAATTAGGAAAACCTTTCGTCAGTGCAGGCAAGGAGGGTGGCACAGGGATAGGCCTGTTTGTTACGTTCCGCGTTGCAAAAGACCACGGAGGAAGAATAGAGGTTGACACTGGAGAAAACGGCACCGACTTCCGCTGCGTTTTACCAATACCCACAAAAGGAAGGAAATAA
- the ftsE gene encoding cell division ATP-binding protein FtsE: MSILRFDRVGKAYSKRWIALSDVSFTIEKGEFVFLVGSSGAGKSTLLSLIFMEQHPDSGTVEVVGFDSKSIDISAVPNLRRKLGVVFQNFRLLPDMTAEENVAFALKVTGQPRKFIKKRTFELLAKMGLSHKAKSFPHELSGGEKQRIAIARALANSPLLLLADEPTGNLDPRATDEFVELLMEINAQGTAILMATHDTDLIDRVPMRVLELENGVLVGDRPRGIE, from the coding sequence ATGAGTATTTTACGCTTCGATAGAGTTGGCAAAGCATACAGCAAAAGATGGATTGCGCTTTCAGATGTGAGTTTTACCATCGAAAAAGGAGAATTCGTTTTTCTTGTCGGTTCTTCCGGGGCGGGCAAGAGCACTCTTCTTTCACTTATCTTTATGGAACAACACCCTGACTCCGGAACTGTTGAAGTTGTTGGGTTTGACTCGAAATCGATAGATATTTCGGCAGTGCCTAATCTCAGGCGAAAGCTCGGTGTTGTTTTTCAGAATTTTCGTCTTCTACCGGACATGACTGCTGAAGAGAATGTGGCTTTTGCGCTCAAGGTAACTGGCCAGCCTCGGAAGTTTATTAAGAAAAGAACATTCGAGCTTTTGGCAAAAATGGGGCTTTCGCACAAAGCAAAATCATTCCCACACGAGCTTTCGGGCGGCGAAAAACAGCGCATAGCTATCGCCCGTGCGCTGGCAAATTCGCCGCTCTTGCTTTTAGCCGATGAACCAACCGGCAATCTTGATCCTCGTGCAACCGACGAGTTTGTCGAGTTGCTGATGGAAATAAACGCTCAGGGAACAGCAATACTCATGGCCACTCACGACACAGACCTTATAGATCGTGTCCCAATGCGTGTTCTGGAGCTTGAGAACGGTGTTTTAGTGGGTGACCGTCCGAGGGGGATCGAATGA
- a CDS encoding glycosyltransferase family 39 protein — protein sequence MTNTKTCFLNVLENLSRWQFILIIALICIPLFYFVFNPQPSILDDNFHYMNLARQLSSGKGYTNPYSVEPIPETHVAPGYPFVLSLIIRITGHDKPIVAFKLFNNFCFWLALVLIAFIFDKHLKLNRWVTLIFSLFLLFNSEIAMFASMVSTEAPFLCFSALTIVFFLEYSIERKLRYFILAILATVAALYIRIPGAPLAVVCFIWLIWRKEYKKAALYALAVGSLVGIWILPLLLKGQFLYTQQIARAGLDTSKIGHYDSFVTRYFHHFLSYFMKFIPSLFIPRHIKFLYTGSEVSIFSWLGLILGIPILVFSIIGVVRTFKDNNNLVTFYAALYFMIYSVFASHGTRYASYAFPFLFYLIAVGLWSFLGWLKLGKKARTTFVIIPLMFLFLFEGLPRYYGDVQLTSKTRNLYKANGNSYAELSRLHRYQREESIFRMHKALRWCKSNIPKDKIILGSQIRSATFITDHRVVSPTYLKKYFTAGYKGFIADKSITEIDSLGKWMLDNRVEYVVLDKVYNITTFFIRPLMSRYQDCFDQAYSTEAPTTSIFSVDTSCLRASITKGNEDFIKYFIDLYKAKLIGNKYLLDSLLNENDDTLDQIKKIIITHSYLMDIQLMEKADMFFEGACIKYPHDPAIWMARGIDLNQNDKNELSIISLEKARIFGAKEAECYNNMAIAYANMGDLENSLRCFKLAAKKDPFDPVIFENIIFVYIRLGDAKSAEAFIVEQLARTDVDSLFTKRMEKAKGNFYDWKIRKNSKGSRE from the coding sequence ATGACCAATACAAAAACTTGTTTTTTAAATGTATTAGAAAACCTTTCAAGATGGCAGTTCATCTTAATTATAGCGCTAATTTGTATCCCACTTTTTTATTTTGTTTTTAATCCACAACCGAGTATTCTAGATGACAATTTTCATTATATGAATCTTGCGAGACAATTATCCTCCGGCAAGGGTTATACAAACCCCTATTCGGTCGAACCGATACCGGAAACACATGTTGCGCCGGGTTATCCATTTGTTCTTTCTTTAATTATTAGAATAACAGGCCACGATAAACCAATAGTCGCATTTAAACTCTTCAATAATTTTTGTTTTTGGCTAGCCCTCGTTTTAATTGCGTTTATTTTCGATAAGCATTTAAAATTAAACCGTTGGGTAACACTTATATTCTCCTTATTTTTGTTGTTTAATTCGGAGATAGCCATGTTTGCTTCTATGGTTTCAACCGAAGCTCCCTTCCTTTGCTTTTCCGCTTTAACCATAGTATTTTTCCTTGAATACAGTATTGAGCGAAAACTTAGATATTTTATTCTAGCTATTTTGGCCACGGTAGCCGCTCTTTATATAAGGATACCCGGTGCGCCATTAGCAGTTGTATGTTTTATATGGTTGATATGGCGTAAGGAGTATAAAAAAGCTGCTCTTTATGCTCTGGCGGTGGGTTCTCTTGTTGGCATCTGGATATTGCCATTATTATTAAAAGGTCAGTTTCTCTACACACAGCAAATTGCTCGCGCCGGGCTCGATACCTCTAAAATTGGGCATTACGATTCTTTTGTTACAAGGTATTTCCACCATTTTTTATCTTATTTCATGAAGTTTATTCCATCCCTGTTCATCCCAAGACATATTAAATTCCTTTATACCGGTTCCGAGGTTAGTATTTTCAGCTGGCTTGGATTAATCTTGGGGATTCCGATTTTGGTTTTTTCCATTATAGGTGTTGTAAGGACTTTCAAAGATAATAATAATCTTGTTACCTTTTATGCTGCTTTATATTTCATGATTTATTCAGTGTTCGCATCTCATGGAACCCGTTATGCAAGCTATGCTTTTCCCTTTCTTTTTTACTTAATCGCTGTTGGTCTATGGTCATTCTTAGGCTGGTTGAAACTTGGGAAAAAGGCTCGAACTACATTTGTTATAATCCCCTTAATGTTTTTATTCCTATTTGAAGGTCTCCCTAGATATTATGGCGATGTCCAACTTACCTCGAAAACCAGGAACCTATATAAGGCAAACGGCAATAGCTACGCGGAACTGTCAAGATTACACAGATACCAAAGAGAAGAATCGATTTTTCGAATGCACAAGGCTCTTCGGTGGTGCAAAAGCAATATCCCAAAAGACAAAATAATATTAGGCTCACAAATAAGGTCGGCAACTTTTATAACAGACCATCGAGTTGTTTCACCTACATATTTGAAGAAATATTTTACTGCGGGCTATAAAGGATTTATAGCAGATAAAAGTATAACGGAAATAGACTCGCTTGGGAAATGGATGCTCGATAATCGTGTGGAATATGTTGTTCTCGATAAGGTTTATAATATTACCACCTTTTTTATAAGGCCATTAATGAGCCGTTACCAAGACTGTTTTGATCAGGCCTATTCCACGGAAGCGCCAACAACCAGTATCTTCTCGGTCGATACTTCATGTTTAAGGGCTTCAATAACGAAGGGAAATGAAGATTTTATAAAATATTTTATCGATTTATACAAGGCAAAACTCATTGGTAATAAATATCTTCTCGATTCCCTTTTGAATGAAAATGATGATACTCTGGATCAAATAAAAAAGATAATCATAACACACAGTTATCTTATGGACATACAATTGATGGAAAAAGCGGACATGTTTTTCGAAGGTGCTTGCATTAAATACCCTCACGACCCCGCTATATGGATGGCAAGGGGTATTGACCTAAATCAAAACGACAAGAATGAGCTTTCGATTATATCGCTCGAAAAGGCCAGAATTTTCGGGGCCAAAGAAGCAGAATGCTATAATAATATGGCTATAGCCTACGCTAACATGGGAGATTTAGAAAACTCCTTAAGGTGCTTTAAGCTTGCTGCAAAAAAAGATCCATTCGATCCGGTGATATTTGAGAATATAATATTTGTCTATATTCGTTTGGGTGACGCAAAATCTGCTGAAGCTTTTATAGTAGAACAACTTGCCAGAACAGATGTTGATAGCCTTTTCACAAAAAGAATGGAAAAAGCAAAAGGAAATTTTTACGATTGGAAAATCAGGAAAAATTCTAAAGGGTCAAGAGAATAA
- a CDS encoding lipocalin family protein, with product MRVLNTCWKDFAGGEKLNNAKGRAKSVSESNAKLKVTFFWPFWAHYWIIDLDENYNYTVVSGLSRKYMDTVQGTQNGERNLRVNNEKS from the coding sequence ATACGCGTCCTTAATACATGCTGGAAGGATTTCGCAGGTGGCGAAAAACTTAATAATGCCAAAGGCCGAGCAAAATCAGTATCGGAATCTAATGCCAAACTCAAGGTTACCTTTTTCTGGCCTTTTTGGGCGCATTATTGGATTATAGATCTCGATGAGAACTATAATTATACGGTTGTCAGTGGGCTTTCCCGGAAATATATGGATACTGTGCAGGGAACCCAGAATGGAGAAAGAAATTTACGAGTCAATAATGAAAAATCTTGA
- a CDS encoding BamA/TamA family outer membrane protein, whose translation MRYLVLFLTLAGVCFSGWFFIPGAYWTFQDGGIGFLYIQGEYEKFGWNADARYSFKSDYWLDTEFRAKLIGEMTSVRFDYSRDSLEEDWRRYLSDTSTMSEYIASEYSIYLRQFFNSGKTNKFSLYTGIKHGDYTSPLTFIPTSSTYDSTEEIRVADAIDIGGEFSIDSRDDPENPETAYYLKIRFGGLIFPSDKNTLFDYMDAEQLTDPDKEWPLKATGYIELDQRFYGKLQTKEVPFPLILAMRIAVGHHLTEVPQLVAFKAGRDNFLRGIDKRHLMGTSYYIMSGELRAQVWEESYTPWILLHWIIPGYENPRPILELAPFLEFAKVYGDYVRNDEQQMTIGLGLRWVFTDYTVVRYDFAYWPKGKTFGAYFSFEPSI comes from the coding sequence ATGCGGTATTTAGTTTTATTTTTAACACTGGCTGGTGTTTGTTTTTCGGGGTGGTTTTTCATTCCTGGGGCTTATTGGACATTTCAGGATGGTGGAATAGGTTTTTTGTATATACAAGGGGAATACGAAAAATTTGGATGGAACGCCGACGCGCGTTATTCATTTAAAAGTGACTACTGGTTGGACACTGAATTCAGAGCTAAACTAATCGGCGAGATGACTTCTGTTAGATTCGATTATTCGCGCGATTCTCTAGAGGAGGACTGGCGTCGTTATCTTAGTGATACATCAACCATGTCCGAATATATAGCATCGGAATATTCTATTTATCTTCGCCAGTTTTTCAATTCCGGCAAGACAAACAAATTTTCGTTATATACTGGAATTAAACATGGTGATTACACTTCTCCCTTGACTTTCATCCCGACATCGAGCACATATGATTCGACAGAGGAAATCCGCGTAGCTGACGCTATAGACATTGGTGGCGAGTTTTCTATCGACAGTAGAGACGACCCGGAGAATCCTGAAACGGCGTATTACCTTAAAATCCGCTTTGGTGGCCTTATTTTTCCCTCAGACAAAAATACGCTTTTCGACTATATGGATGCCGAACAACTAACCGACCCGGACAAAGAATGGCCTCTTAAGGCTACGGGCTATATAGAGCTCGACCAACGCTTTTATGGTAAGCTTCAAACCAAGGAAGTTCCATTTCCTCTTATTTTGGCAATGCGAATCGCGGTGGGTCATCACCTAACAGAAGTTCCACAGCTCGTAGCCTTTAAAGCCGGGCGGGATAATTTTCTTCGTGGTATCGATAAACGCCACCTTATGGGCACGAGCTATTATATAATGTCAGGGGAACTCCGAGCACAGGTCTGGGAGGAGAGTTATACACCATGGATATTGCTTCACTGGATAATCCCGGGATACGAAAACCCAAGGCCGATACTAGAGCTTGCTCCATTTCTTGAATTTGCTAAGGTTTACGGTGATTATGTCCGTAATGACGAGCAACAGATGACCATCGGTTTGGGACTTCGCTGGGTTTTCACCGATTACACAGTCGTTCGTTACGATTTCGCATATTGGCCGAAAGGCAAAACCTTTGGAGCCTATTTCTCGTTTGAGCCGAGCATATAG
- a CDS encoding cache domain-containing protein, with protein sequence MRLVISIVVSLLMVLSVLSTEVEYEHQQTKELVKFVEKAVQLIQSEGTSVFTRFREENSEWFKGDDYIFVWGLNGMRYVYPPDVAGEGQNMIDLEDVDGRPIGKLFIERANVGAGWVHYRWPKPNDEIPTWKTTYIAKAITLEGNAYLVGSGKYDMPCEPAFIKDIVIRAVDLIVANGPEAFDEISDQNGEFIFLNSYVFIKDMKGNEILNPLNPGLEGKNIIDLTDADGKLFVKEELGLLVEQDELWYEYKWPRPNNGKVNTKRVFLKKAPFGDIVYVVGAGYYPDK encoded by the coding sequence ATGCGCTTGGTCATCAGTATCGTTGTTTCGCTCTTAATGGTTTTATCTGTTCTGTCGACCGAGGTCGAATATGAACATCAACAAACAAAAGAATTGGTTAAGTTTGTCGAGAAAGCGGTTCAATTAATTCAAAGCGAAGGAACTTCGGTTTTTACTCGATTTAGAGAAGAAAATTCTGAGTGGTTTAAAGGCGACGATTATATTTTTGTATGGGGGCTCAATGGGATGCGCTATGTCTATCCTCCAGATGTTGCCGGTGAGGGCCAGAATATGATAGACCTCGAGGATGTCGATGGGAGGCCCATTGGTAAGCTTTTTATTGAGAGAGCCAATGTTGGCGCCGGATGGGTTCATTATAGATGGCCCAAACCCAACGATGAGATTCCAACATGGAAAACAACCTACATTGCAAAAGCTATAACCCTTGAAGGCAACGCTTATCTTGTTGGTAGCGGGAAATATGATATGCCCTGTGAGCCGGCTTTTATTAAGGATATTGTTATCAGGGCGGTGGATCTGATTGTAGCTAACGGCCCTGAGGCCTTCGATGAAATATCCGACCAAAATGGCGAGTTTATTTTCCTGAACAGCTATGTCTTCATTAAAGATATGAAGGGCAATGAAATATTAAATCCATTGAACCCTGGCTTGGAAGGGAAGAATATAATCGACCTTACGGATGCCGATGGCAAACTTTTTGTCAAAGAGGAGCTGGGACTTTTAGTTGAACAAGATGAGCTTTGGTATGAATATAAATGGCCACGTCCCAACAACGGTAAGGTAAACACCAAGCGAGTATTTTTAAAAAAGGCACCTTTTGGAGATATAGTATATGTCGTCGGTGCAGGATATTACCCTGATAAATAG
- a CDS encoding sigma-54-dependent Fis family transcriptional regulator — protein MQPNIMLVDDESSGRKLLGKFLSKNGYDVADFANAEKALEQFKKRGFDIALLDVKLPGMSGIELTSKLVEIDPNLPVVLITAFGGVDTAVQGMKAGAQDYLVKPIDLEELKVVIIKQLEKRRLEDENRILREQLDDRFSEEMVAESPQMNEVLSIISRVAPTDAPVLITGESGVGKELVARTIHDASGRKGAFIPINCAAIPDNLIESELFGAEPGAYTGATKRMRGKIELADGGTLFLDEVAEIALKLQPKMLRFLQEGSFFRLGGNTQVTPSVRLISATNRDVRAMVEKGEMRDDLYYRLAVISLEIPPLRERRQDLIALTNKIVEKFIKKHGKNIKGLSKAAHDVLIRHTWPGNVRELINTLERAIILARGDLIIPEDLQLTNSIYSATSELLTDVERAHINRVLEETDWQMNLAADRLGIHRNTLRNKINEYGLEQ, from the coding sequence ATGCAACCGAATATAATGTTGGTCGATGATGAGAGTAGCGGTAGAAAGCTATTGGGCAAATTTTTAAGCAAAAACGGATACGATGTCGCCGATTTCGCCAACGCCGAAAAGGCTTTGGAACAGTTTAAAAAACGGGGATTTGATATTGCTCTCCTCGATGTCAAACTTCCGGGAATGAGCGGTATCGAACTCACTTCGAAACTCGTGGAAATAGACCCGAACCTTCCTGTGGTTCTCATTACTGCGTTTGGCGGAGTAGATACTGCAGTGCAAGGCATGAAGGCCGGCGCGCAGGATTATCTCGTGAAACCCATAGACCTTGAAGAATTGAAGGTCGTCATCATTAAACAGCTTGAAAAACGCCGTCTAGAAGACGAAAACCGCATACTTCGGGAGCAACTCGATGATCGCTTTTCAGAAGAAATGGTCGCCGAATCACCACAGATGAATGAGGTTCTTTCCATAATATCCCGAGTGGCTCCTACCGACGCGCCAGTTCTTATAACCGGCGAATCTGGAGTGGGCAAAGAACTTGTTGCAAGAACAATACACGATGCCAGCGGGCGCAAAGGCGCGTTTATTCCGATTAATTGTGCCGCAATCCCCGATAATCTCATCGAGAGCGAACTTTTCGGTGCTGAACCGGGGGCATACACTGGCGCAACAAAAAGAATGCGCGGAAAAATCGAACTTGCCGATGGCGGAACACTATTTCTAGACGAAGTAGCGGAGATAGCTCTCAAACTTCAACCGAAAATGCTTCGATTCCTGCAAGAAGGATCGTTTTTCCGACTGGGAGGTAACACTCAAGTTACACCATCGGTGAGGTTGATTTCGGCCACCAATCGGGATGTCCGAGCGATGGTCGAGAAGGGCGAGATGCGCGATGACCTATATTACCGCCTTGCTGTAATAAGCCTTGAAATACCACCGCTAAGAGAACGCAGACAAGACCTAATCGCCCTCACAAATAAAATCGTTGAGAAATTTATTAAGAAACACGGCAAGAACATAAAGGGATTATCTAAAGCCGCACATGACGTCTTGATTCGTCATACATGGCCGGGAAATGTTCGCGAGCTTATTAACACTCTCGAACGTGCCATAATCCTGGCGCGCGGTGATCTAATCATACCAGAAGATTTGCAGCTTACAAATTCGATATATTCAGCAACTTCAGAGCTCTTAACCGATGTCGAACGCGCACATATAAATCGCGTGTTGGAAGAAACCGACTGGCAAATGAACCTCGCAGCCGATCGCCTCGGCATCCATCGCAACACACTCAGAAACAAGATAAACGAATACGGGCTTGAACAGTAG
- the buk gene encoding butyrate kinase: MKIMAINPGATSTKVAVYEDKKPLFIETIRHTLEELDVFDHTYDQHTFRSNTIRACMDKHSIDLHDLDAVVARGGPFKPLVSGTYPINDAMKSDVINGRVQADHISNIGCLLAEEIAEPVGIPSFIVDPVSVDEFDDVAYVSGMKELPRISLSHALNIKMIAKRHAKTVGKKYEDMNLVIAHLGGGISITSHRKGKMIDASNANDGGPFSPQRCGTLPVTGLVKLCFSGKYSEKELLKKIIKKGGFLGLIGTDDLVALENHLDNDEEARFIFRAFIYQIAKEIGAYAATLKGRVDAIILTGGIAFCNPVMNGVKEYVEWIAPVHIYPGEDEMEGLVMGVLRILSGEEEPREYK, translated from the coding sequence ATGAAAATCATGGCCATCAATCCTGGAGCAACATCGACTAAGGTAGCTGTTTATGAAGACAAAAAACCACTTTTTATCGAAACCATAAGGCACACTCTTGAAGAACTCGATGTTTTTGACCATACTTACGATCAACATACCTTTCGCTCAAACACAATACGCGCCTGCATGGATAAGCATAGTATCGATCTTCATGATCTCGATGCGGTGGTTGCAAGGGGAGGCCCCTTTAAGCCTCTTGTTTCCGGAACGTATCCCATAAATGACGCAATGAAATCCGATGTTATTAACGGGCGCGTTCAGGCCGACCATATATCGAATATCGGTTGCCTTCTCGCAGAGGAAATCGCAGAGCCGGTGGGTATTCCATCGTTTATTGTTGATCCTGTTAGTGTGGATGAATTCGATGATGTAGCCTATGTTTCGGGCATGAAAGAGCTTCCAAGAATTTCATTGAGCCACGCCCTTAATATCAAAATGATAGCCAAGCGTCATGCGAAGACGGTCGGTAAAAAATATGAGGATATGAATCTTGTAATCGCTCATCTCGGTGGAGGAATAAGCATAACTTCTCATCGCAAAGGCAAGATGATCGATGCCAGCAACGCCAATGATGGCGGGCCTTTTTCGCCACAACGATGTGGAACACTCCCTGTAACGGGATTGGTTAAGCTCTGTTTTTCGGGTAAGTATAGTGAAAAGGAGTTGCTGAAAAAGATAATAAAAAAAGGCGGTTTTCTAGGCCTAATCGGCACTGACGACCTTGTAGCTTTGGAAAACCATCTCGATAACGACGAGGAGGCAAGATTTATATTCCGGGCTTTTATTTACCAGATTGCAAAAGAAATCGGCGCCTACGCTGCCACACTCAAGGGCCGGGTCGATGCAATTATTCTCACTGGCGGTATAGCCTTTTGTAATCCTGTAATGAATGGTGTTAAAGAATATGTCGAGTGGATAGCGCCAGTTCACATCTACCCCGGCGAAGACGAGATGGAGGGTTTGGTTATGGGGGTGCTCAGAATATTAAGCGGTGAGGAGGAACCCCGAGAATATAAATAG
- a CDS encoding ABC transporter permease, with the protein MRAILFAIGQAFSSFWRRSFITFLSIVTITIAMVILGAFLLISLNLRGAIGNLKSQVQLEFYIEDGATKADASTLIESIKAEKGVESVEFVTAERAKLEFIDEYGKELLAGLPKNPFPPSIRVELAKDLTIGDVLDSLTEKYRDDKLIIELSAPNKIAHSLAKASQISLLLTGLWGLVLLIAATTIITNTVKLAISQRGESIKVMQLVGASRNFVRLPFLLEGLIHGLVSGALAWLILWVLSEGADYILPSLIPLPLPWNISIVLLGGVFGALGSTIALRRYLRY; encoded by the coding sequence ATGAGGGCGATACTTTTCGCTATAGGGCAGGCATTTTCGTCGTTTTGGAGAAGAAGTTTTATCACTTTTCTGTCGATAGTAACTATCACTATAGCAATGGTTATTCTCGGTGCGTTTTTGCTTATTTCACTTAATCTAAGGGGCGCAATAGGCAACCTTAAGAGTCAGGTCCAACTCGAGTTTTATATTGAGGATGGCGCTACAAAGGCCGATGCATCGACGCTTATAGAGTCTATCAAAGCCGAGAAGGGTGTTGAATCGGTTGAGTTTGTCACTGCAGAACGCGCCAAGCTAGAGTTTATCGACGAATATGGGAAGGAGCTTCTTGCAGGACTTCCAAAAAATCCATTTCCCCCATCGATACGTGTCGAACTAGCAAAAGACCTTACTATAGGCGATGTTCTCGATTCACTTACGGAGAAATATCGAGATGACAAGCTTATTATCGAGCTCTCTGCGCCTAATAAAATTGCTCACAGCCTGGCAAAGGCCAGTCAAATATCTCTACTCCTTACAGGGTTGTGGGGTCTCGTTCTTCTTATTGCCGCAACCACTATTATCACTAACACCGTGAAACTTGCTATCTCCCAGCGCGGAGAGAGCATTAAGGTGATGCAACTGGTTGGGGCATCTCGGAACTTCGTTCGGCTTCCATTCTTGCTCGAAGGTTTGATTCACGGTCTTGTATCCGGTGCACTGGCCTGGCTTATTCTTTGGGTGCTTTCGGAGGGTGCGGATTATATTTTACCATCCCTTATTCCCTTACCACTTCCCTGGAATATCTCGATAGTATTATTGGGTGGAGTCTTCGGAGCACTTGGTAGCACAATAGCCCTTAGACGATATCTTCGATATTAA
- a CDS encoding lipocalin family protein, with protein MEKVDIQRYLGKWHEIARYPIRFQKDDCVAATAEYKLMSNG; from the coding sequence GTGGAAAAGGTCGATATTCAGCGCTATCTAGGGAAATGGCACGAAATAGCGCGCTATCCAATTAGATTTCAGAAAGATGATTGTGTGGCAGCAACAGCCGAGTATAAGCTCATGAGCAATGGCTAG